A DNA window from Daucus carota subsp. sativus chromosome 3, DH1 v3.0, whole genome shotgun sequence contains the following coding sequences:
- the LOC135151485 gene encoding uncharacterized protein LOC135151485 has protein sequence MAQELSQEFEKMGIEIRAPSEPTKMIYTMTFQPELMEKIKKCQEEVMNEKMNELAGEEIFGERKVIAPELIQQTKEAVDVIRNRFIAAQDRQRKYADPHRKDVEYEIGEAVLLKVSSWKGIARFGKKGKLNPRFNFNPDTKCIIENEPVDIESDLSYIEQLVSILDRKDKLLRNKTVPLVKVLWRNPKVEESMWELESDMFDKYPHLFA, from the exons atggctcaagaactatcacaagaatttgagaagatgggaattgagaTTCGAGCTCCCAGTGAACCTACAAAAATGATCTATACAATGACTTTTCAGCCCGAGTtgatggaaaagataaagaagtgccaagaagaagtgatgaatgagaagatgaatgagttggccggagaagagattt ttggagaaaggaaagtaattgctccagaattgatccagcaaacaaaggaagcagtagatgtgattcgaaacAGATTTATTGCAGCTCAAGACAggcaacgaaagtatgctgacccgcataGAAAAGATGTTGAGTATGAAATCGGGGAAGCTgttctgttgaaagtgtcatcttggaaaggaatagcaagattcggaaagaaagggaaactgaaTCCAAGATTT aatttcaaccccgacaccaagtgcatcatagagaatgaaccagttgacaTAGAgtccgatttgtcttatatcgagcaactgGTTAGCATTCTGGATAGAAAGGATAAGTTGTTAAgaaataagacagttcctttagttaaagttttgtggaggaatcccaaggttgaagaatcaatgtgggaattagaaagtgatatgtttgataagtatcctcatttattTGCTTAG